In Halomarina salina, one DNA window encodes the following:
- a CDS encoding uL15m family ribosomal protein, whose amino-acid sequence MTSKKRRQRGSRTHGGGTHKNRRGAGHRGGRGRAGRAKHEFHNYEPLGKHGFDRPEKAKETVATVSLQKLDEDVAVYAAEGLAEETGDGYALDARAIVDPAAEVDYVKVLGANQLHTSLEVTADAFSESAVELLESEGGEAVLTERGEERAEAMADDEESEADDEDADQ is encoded by the coding sequence ATGACGAGCAAGAAACGACGACAGCGCGGCTCGCGCACGCACGGCGGCGGAACCCACAAGAACCGGCGCGGTGCCGGTCACCGTGGTGGCCGTGGTCGCGCAGGGCGCGCGAAACACGAGTTCCACAACTACGAACCGCTCGGCAAACACGGGTTCGACCGCCCGGAGAAGGCCAAGGAGACGGTCGCGACCGTCTCCCTGCAGAAGCTCGACGAGGACGTCGCGGTGTACGCCGCCGAGGGCCTCGCCGAGGAGACCGGCGACGGCTACGCGCTCGACGCGCGCGCCATCGTCGACCCGGCCGCGGAGGTCGACTACGTCAAGGTGCTGGGCGCGAACCAGCTCCACACCTCGCTCGAAGTGACCGCCGACGCGTTCTCCGAGAGCGCCGTCGAGCTCCTCGAGTCCGAGGGCGGCGAGGCCGTCCTCACCGAACGCGGTGAGGAGCGCGCCGAGGCGATGGCCGACGACGAGGAGTCCGAGGCCGACGACGAAGACGCAGACCAGTAA
- the rpmD gene encoding 50S ribosomal protein L30 — protein MRALVQVRGEVDMSYEVQDTIDMLNLGRVNHCVLVPDTDTYRGMVTKVNDWVAHGEPSADVVAELVRTRAEPAKGDDDVSDEWVSENTEYDSIDALAEALVDEETTLREQGLSPTLRLHPPRGGHDGIKHPTKEGGQLGKHSTEEIDSLLTQMR, from the coding sequence ATGAGGGCGCTCGTGCAGGTTCGCGGCGAGGTCGACATGAGCTACGAGGTGCAGGACACCATCGACATGCTCAACCTCGGTCGCGTCAACCACTGCGTCCTCGTCCCGGACACCGACACCTACCGCGGGATGGTCACGAAGGTCAACGACTGGGTCGCCCACGGCGAACCCAGCGCCGACGTCGTGGCCGAACTCGTCCGGACGCGCGCCGAACCCGCGAAGGGTGACGACGACGTCTCCGACGAGTGGGTCTCGGAGAACACGGAGTACGACAGCATCGACGCGCTGGCAGAGGCGCTCGTGGACGAGGAGACGACGCTGCGCGAGCAGGGTCTCTCGCCCACGCTCCGCCTCCACCCGCCGCGTGGCGGGCACGACGGCATCAAGCACCCGACGAAGGAGGGTGGCCAGCTCGGCAAACACAGCACCGAGGAGATAGACAGCCTCCTCACCCAGATGCGATGA
- a CDS encoding 30S ribosomal protein S5 — translation MSDGWEPRTRLGQQVLDGDITTMREALDSGLPLREAEVVDRLVPDLEDNVLDINMVQRMTDSGRRVKFRCSVVVGNRDGLVGYAEGRDDQVGGAIQKAIGIAKLNIIDVSRGCGSWECGCGRPHTVALRTTGKAGSVEVELQPAPRGLGLAGGETVRSVLELAGIEDIWTRSSGQTRTTVNFAKATFNALRNTAEARVPQRAAEKREVIE, via the coding sequence ATGAGTGACGGCTGGGAGCCGCGAACGCGCCTCGGACAGCAGGTGCTCGACGGCGACATCACGACGATGCGCGAGGCCCTCGACTCGGGCCTCCCGCTCCGTGAAGCGGAGGTCGTCGACCGACTGGTGCCGGACCTGGAGGACAACGTCCTCGACATCAACATGGTCCAGCGCATGACCGACTCCGGGCGCCGGGTGAAGTTCCGGTGCTCGGTCGTCGTCGGCAACCGCGACGGCCTCGTCGGCTACGCGGAGGGCCGCGACGACCAGGTCGGCGGCGCCATCCAGAAGGCCATCGGCATCGCGAAGCTGAACATCATCGACGTCTCCCGTGGCTGTGGCTCGTGGGAGTGTGGCTGTGGGCGACCCCACACCGTCGCGCTCCGCACGACCGGCAAGGCGGGCAGCGTCGAGGTCGAACTCCAGCCCGCACCGCGCGGGCTGGGCCTCGCGGGCGGGGAGACCGTCCGCTCGGTGCTCGAACTCGCCGGTATCGAGGACATCTGGACCCGCTCGTCCGGGCAGACCCGGACGACGGTCAACTTCGCGAAGGCGACGTTCAACGCGCTGCGCAACACGGCCGAAGCCCGTGTGCCCCAGCGCGCCGCCGAGAAGCGCGAGGTGATAGAATGA